A genomic region of Bosea sp. 124 contains the following coding sequences:
- the uvrA gene encoding excinuclease ABC subunit UvrA, translated as MFDEARKTDSRVISVRGAREHNLKNVDLAIPRDKLVVFTGLSGSGKSSLAFDTIYAEGQRRYVESLSAYARQFLEMMQKPDVDQIDGLSPAISIEQKTTSKNPRSTVGTVTEIHDYMRLLWARAGIPYSPATGLPIESQTVQQMVDRLVELPEKTRGYLLAPVVRGRKGEFRKEMADWLKRGFQRVKVNGEFVEIPDAPALDKKFKHDIDVVVDRIVIRPDLGARLADSLEQALELTDGIAVFEYADEKEENGEARRITFSSKFACPVSGFTIPEIEPRLFSFNNPFGACPACDGLGHEMRIDPDMIVPDSSLTLKKGAIAPWAKSTSPYYGQTLESLAKHFGFSMTKPWSELPQAARDAILFGTGTDPVRMAYNDGLRAYEVRKPFEGVITNMERRWKETESDWAREEIGRFMSETPCKACDGYRLKPEALAVKIDMRHIGEISRLSVKDALAWVSALPARLSKKQNEIAPRILKEIRDRLTFLLDVGLEYLTLARASGTLSGGESQRIRLASQIGSGLTGVLYVLDEPSIGLHQRDNERLLGTLRRLRDLGNTVIVVEHDEDAILTADYVVDVGPGAGIHGGEIVAQGTPQQILDNPDSLTGKYLTGEMSVSVPAKRRKAQKGRALRIVGARGNNLKDVTVDIPLGLFTCITGVSGGGKSTLVIDTLYKAVARKLNGSIEHPAPHERIEGMELLDKVIDIDQSPIGRTPRSNPATYTGAFTPIREWFAGLPEAKARGYQPGRFSFNVKGGRCEACQGDGLLKIEMHFLPDVYVTCDVCKGKRYDRETLEVKYRDHSIADVLDMSVEEAKDLFKAVPSIRDKMETLHRVGLDYVKVGQQATTLSGGEAQRVKLSKELSKRATGRTLYILDEPTTGLHFHDVAKLMEVLHELVDQGNSVVVIEHNLEVVKTADWVIDMGPEGGDGGGEVVAQGTPEDIVRIGKGHTARFLKEVLERRPIKKEKVQREAAE; from the coding sequence ATGTTCGACGAGGCGCGCAAGACGGATTCGCGCGTCATCTCGGTGCGCGGCGCCCGCGAGCACAATCTCAAGAATGTCGACCTCGCGATTCCGCGCGACAAGCTCGTGGTCTTCACCGGGCTGTCGGGCTCGGGCAAGTCGTCGCTCGCTTTCGACACGATCTATGCCGAGGGCCAGCGCCGCTATGTCGAGAGCCTCTCGGCCTATGCCCGCCAGTTCCTCGAGATGATGCAGAAGCCCGATGTCGACCAGATCGACGGGCTCTCGCCGGCGATCTCGATCGAGCAGAAGACCACGTCCAAGAACCCGCGCTCGACGGTCGGCACCGTCACCGAGATCCACGACTATATGCGCCTGCTCTGGGCCCGCGCCGGCATCCCCTATTCGCCCGCCACCGGCCTGCCGATCGAGAGCCAGACCGTCCAGCAGATGGTCGACCGGCTGGTCGAACTGCCGGAGAAGACCCGCGGCTACCTGCTCGCGCCCGTGGTGCGCGGCCGCAAGGGCGAATTCCGCAAGGAGATGGCGGACTGGCTGAAGCGCGGCTTCCAGCGCGTCAAGGTCAATGGCGAATTCGTCGAGATTCCCGACGCGCCGGCCCTCGACAAGAAGTTCAAGCACGACATCGACGTCGTCGTCGATCGCATTGTGATCCGGCCTGATTTGGGCGCCCGCCTGGCGGATTCGCTGGAGCAGGCGCTGGAACTGACCGACGGCATCGCCGTCTTCGAATATGCCGACGAGAAGGAGGAGAACGGCGAGGCCCGGCGCATTACCTTCTCCTCGAAATTCGCCTGTCCGGTCTCCGGCTTCACCATCCCCGAGATCGAGCCCAGACTCTTTTCGTTCAACAACCCCTTCGGCGCCTGCCCGGCCTGCGACGGCCTCGGCCACGAGATGCGCATTGACCCGGACATGATCGTGCCGGATAGTTCGCTCACCCTGAAGAAGGGCGCCATCGCCCCCTGGGCCAAGTCGACCTCGCCCTATTACGGCCAGACGCTGGAATCGCTGGCGAAGCATTTCGGCTTCTCGATGACGAAGCCCTGGAGCGAGCTGCCTCAAGCTGCGCGCGATGCGATCCTGTTCGGCACCGGCACTGATCCCGTCCGCATGGCCTATAATGACGGCCTGCGCGCCTATGAGGTGAGGAAGCCCTTCGAGGGCGTCATCACCAATATGGAGCGGCGCTGGAAGGAAACGGAGTCGGACTGGGCCCGCGAGGAGATCGGCCGCTTCATGTCCGAGACGCCGTGCAAGGCCTGCGACGGCTACCGCCTCAAGCCCGAGGCGCTGGCGGTCAAGATCGACATGCGCCATATCGGCGAGATTTCGCGGCTCTCGGTCAAGGATGCGCTGGCCTGGGTCTCCGCCCTGCCCGCCCGCCTGTCGAAGAAGCAGAACGAGATCGCCCCGCGCATCCTCAAGGAAATCCGCGACCGGCTGACCTTCCTGCTCGATGTCGGCCTCGAATACCTGACGCTGGCCCGCGCCTCCGGCACGCTCTCGGGCGGCGAGAGCCAGCGCATCCGCCTCGCCTCGCAGATCGGCTCCGGCCTCACCGGCGTGCTCTATGTGCTGGACGAGCCCTCGATCGGCCTGCACCAGCGCGACAATGAGCGCCTGCTCGGCACCTTGCGGAGACTACGAGACCTCGGCAACACCGTCATCGTCGTTGAGCATGACGAGGACGCGATCCTGACCGCCGACTATGTCGTCGATGTCGGCCCCGGCGCCGGCATCCATGGCGGCGAGATCGTCGCCCAGGGCACGCCGCAGCAGATCCTCGACAACCCGGATTCGCTCACCGGCAAATACCTCACCGGCGAGATGTCGGTCTCGGTGCCGGCCAAGCGCCGCAAGGCGCAGAAGGGCCGCGCCCTCAGAATCGTCGGCGCGCGCGGCAACAACCTCAAGGACGTCACGGTCGATATTCCGCTGGGGCTGTTCACCTGCATCACCGGCGTCTCGGGCGGCGGCAAGTCGACGCTGGTCATCGACACGCTCTACAAGGCGGTGGCGCGCAAGCTCAACGGCTCGATCGAGCACCCCGCCCCGCATGAGCGCATCGAGGGCATGGAGCTGCTCGACAAGGTTATCGACATCGACCAGTCGCCGATCGGCCGCACGCCGCGCTCCAACCCCGCGACCTATACCGGCGCCTTCACGCCGATCCGCGAATGGTTCGCCGGCCTGCCCGAGGCCAAGGCGCGCGGCTATCAGCCCGGCCGGTTCTCCTTCAACGTCAAGGGCGGCCGCTGCGAGGCCTGCCAGGGCGACGGCCTGCTCAAGATCGAGATGCACTTCCTGCCGGATGTCTACGTCACCTGCGACGTCTGCAAGGGCAAGCGCTACGACCGCGAAACGCTGGAGGTGAAATACCGCGACCACTCCATCGCCGACGTGCTCGACATGTCGGTCGAGGAGGCCAAGGACCTGTTCAAGGCGGTGCCCTCGATCCGCGACAAGATGGAGACGCTGCACCGCGTCGGGCTCGACTACGTCAAGGTCGGCCAGCAGGCCACGACCCTGTCAGGCGGCGAGGCCCAGCGCGTCAAGCTCTCCAAGGAGCTCTCCAAGCGCGCCACCGGCCGCACCCTCTACATCCTCGACGAGCCGACCACCGGCCTGCATTTCCACGACGTCGCCAAGCTGATGGAGGTGCTGCACGAGCTGGTCGACCAGGGCAATTCGGTGGTGGTGATCGAGCACAACCTCGAAGTGGTGAAGACCGCCGACTGGGTGATCGACATGGGCCCCGAAGGCGGCGACGGCGGCGGCGAGGTCGTGGCGCAAGGCACGCCGGAAGACATCGTCCGCATCGGCAAAGGCCACACTGCGCGGTTCTTGAAGGAGGTGCTGGAGCGCCGGCCGATCAAGAAGGAGAAGGTGCAGCGGGAGGCGGCGGAGTAG
- a CDS encoding ABC transporter substrate-binding protein translates to MIVKAVMRAGALALCLGFAGPALACELPRPLKMAGLDYDSAAFHTAVASAIAERGFGCKVERVPGAIAPLVNGLARGDVDIVMEIWMANPVEAWVKAEAAGRVMPLGTTFPDASEGWFVPRYLVSGADAKAPELKSVEDLKRYKALFADPEEPGKGRFYNCVAGWVCEGINTKKLAVYGLAADFTNIRGGSGEALVAAIETALKRKRPVLFYYWGPSWLLGAYDLVKLEEPAFDAAIWTELKASDVPGRATAYPSSRVVIGAHADFEKQAPQLAAFFRRYGTTSEVTSQMLAQAREKGVTPEQQALVFLKTQPEAWRGWVPAGIAAKVAAGL, encoded by the coding sequence ATGATCGTCAAAGCCGTGATGCGGGCCGGCGCGCTCGCGCTCTGTCTCGGTTTCGCCGGGCCGGCGCTGGCATGCGAACTGCCGCGTCCGCTCAAGATGGCGGGGTTGGACTATGATTCCGCTGCCTTCCATACCGCGGTCGCCAGCGCGATCGCCGAGCGCGGCTTCGGCTGCAAGGTCGAGCGTGTGCCCGGCGCCATTGCGCCGCTGGTGAACGGACTGGCCCGTGGCGACGTCGATATCGTCATGGAAATCTGGATGGCCAATCCCGTCGAGGCCTGGGTCAAGGCCGAGGCGGCCGGCCGCGTGATGCCGCTCGGCACGACCTTCCCCGATGCCAGCGAAGGCTGGTTCGTGCCGCGCTATCTCGTCTCGGGGGCCGATGCCAAGGCGCCTGAGCTGAAATCGGTCGAGGATCTCAAGCGCTACAAGGCGCTGTTCGCCGATCCCGAGGAGCCCGGCAAGGGGCGCTTCTACAATTGCGTGGCCGGCTGGGTCTGCGAGGGCATCAACACCAAGAAGCTTGCCGTCTATGGGCTGGCGGCGGATTTCACCAATATACGCGGCGGGTCGGGCGAGGCGCTGGTGGCCGCGATCGAGACGGCGCTCAAGCGAAAGCGGCCGGTGCTGTTCTATTACTGGGGGCCGAGCTGGCTGCTCGGCGCCTATGATCTCGTGAAGCTCGAGGAGCCCGCCTTCGATGCCGCGATCTGGACCGAGCTCAAGGCGAGCGATGTGCCGGGACGCGCGACGGCCTATCCGAGCAGCCGCGTCGTGATCGGTGCCCATGCCGATTTCGAGAAGCAGGCACCGCAGCTCGCGGCCTTCTTCCGGCGCTATGGCACCACCAGCGAGGTGACCTCGCAGATGCTGGCGCAGGCCCGCGAGAAGGGCGTCACGCCCGAGCAGCAGGCGCTGGTCTTCCTGAAGACGCAGCCGGAGGCCTGGCGCGGCTGGGTGCCGGCCGGGATCGCCGCCAAGGTTGCGGCGGGCTTGTGA
- a CDS encoding ABC transporter permease subunit, protein MSESGLPDFGKVLQGAVNRAVDALVTGYGEQLDGLGGLLTGPVRLVEAGLLQLPVWLGVVLVAVAAWLGRREVLFAAAMAALPLALALLGVWLEAMQSLALIVVAVSMVVLLGLPLGIAAARLPRVSRVLAPVYDLMQTIPSFVYLIPVAMVLGLGRAPALVATLIYALPPFARLSELGLRAVDGGLVQASRALGLGRWQTLWLVELPLARAAILQGLNQAIMMALAMVVVASMIGAKGLGEIVLLGLQRADPGLGFVGGMAIVLLAILLDRMAQTMLTRR, encoded by the coding sequence GTGAGCGAAAGCGGGCTGCCCGATTTCGGCAAGGTGCTGCAGGGCGCCGTCAACCGCGCGGTCGATGCGCTCGTCACGGGCTATGGCGAGCAACTCGACGGGCTCGGCGGCCTGCTGACCGGGCCGGTGCGGCTGGTCGAGGCCGGGCTGCTGCAGCTCCCGGTCTGGCTTGGCGTCGTGCTGGTCGCCGTCGCGGCCTGGCTGGGGCGGCGCGAGGTCCTGTTTGCGGCGGCGATGGCGGCGCTGCCGCTGGCGCTGGCGCTGCTCGGCGTCTGGCTCGAAGCGATGCAGTCGCTGGCGCTGATCGTCGTCGCCGTTTCGATGGTCGTGCTGCTGGGGCTGCCGCTCGGCATCGCCGCGGCGCGGCTGCCGCGGGTCTCCCGGGTGCTCGCGCCGGTCTATGATCTGATGCAGACGATCCCGAGCTTCGTCTATCTGATCCCGGTCGCGATGGTGCTGGGTCTCGGCCGGGCGCCGGCGCTGGTCGCGACCCTGATCTATGCGTTGCCGCCCTTCGCGCGGTTGAGCGAACTCGGCCTGCGCGCGGTCGATGGCGGGCTGGTGCAGGCGTCGCGCGCGCTCGGGTTGGGCCGCTGGCAGACGCTGTGGCTGGTCGAATTGCCGCTGGCCAGGGCCGCGATCCTGCAAGGGCTGAATCAGGCGATCATGATGGCGCTTGCCATGGTCGTGGTCGCTTCGATGATCGGCGCCAAGGGGCTGGGCGAGATCGTACTGCTGGGGTTGCAGCGGGCCGATCCCGGCCTCGGCTTCGTCGGCGGGATGGCGATCGTGCTGCTCGCCATCCTGCTCGACAGGATGGCGCAGACGATGCTGACGCGGCGCTGA
- a CDS encoding aminotransferase class V-fold PLP-dependent enzyme: MSVANGRHILAMPGPTNIPDRVLQAMMRPAEELSSQAIVGLTESILVDLKRIFRTEGETFVYAANGHGGWEAALTNVLSRGDKVLVLASGRFAIGWGEMARFIGADTEVLAGSWRAAVDPAAVEARLRADTTHSIKAVMVVQVDTASGVVNDIPAIRRAIDAAGHPALFMVDGVASVGCMPFEMDRWGIDVAMSASQKGLMSSPGLAVVAANPRALAAHVHADMRTGYWDWTGRMNTLAYMKHCGTAPEHLLFGLRAAFDMIFEEGLEAVWQRHAALAGATHAAVETWATGQVLGFSVPEPAQRSPSVTTILVEGVNAATITDFTRDVCGVSLGLGIGDYTGKAFRIAHMGHFSAATLLATLGSVEMALQAKSIPHGAGGVAAAIASLGTATA, from the coding sequence ATGAGCGTCGCAAACGGCCGGCACATTCTCGCGATGCCGGGGCCGACCAACATTCCCGACCGCGTGCTGCAGGCGATGATGCGCCCGGCCGAGGAGCTCAGTTCGCAAGCGATCGTCGGTCTGACCGAGTCGATCCTGGTCGATCTGAAGCGCATCTTCCGCACGGAAGGCGAGACCTTCGTCTACGCCGCCAACGGCCATGGCGGCTGGGAGGCGGCGCTGACCAACGTGCTGTCGCGCGGCGACAAGGTGCTGGTGCTGGCGAGCGGCCGTTTCGCCATCGGCTGGGGCGAGATGGCGCGCTTCATCGGCGCCGACACCGAGGTCCTGGCCGGAAGCTGGCGTGCCGCCGTCGATCCCGCCGCCGTCGAGGCCAGGCTTCGCGCAGATACGACGCATTCGATCAAGGCCGTGATGGTCGTGCAGGTCGACACCGCCTCGGGCGTCGTCAACGATATCCCGGCAATCCGCCGGGCGATCGATGCCGCCGGCCACCCTGCCCTGTTCATGGTCGACGGCGTCGCCTCGGTCGGCTGCATGCCCTTCGAGATGGATCGATGGGGCATCGACGTCGCCATGTCGGCCTCGCAGAAGGGGCTGATGTCGTCGCCGGGCCTCGCCGTCGTCGCGGCCAATCCGAGGGCGCTGGCGGCCCATGTCCATGCCGACATGCGCACCGGCTACTGGGACTGGACCGGGCGAATGAACACGCTGGCCTATATGAAGCATTGCGGCACGGCGCCGGAGCATCTGCTCTTCGGCCTGCGCGCCGCCTTCGACATGATCTTCGAGGAAGGGCTGGAGGCGGTCTGGCAGCGCCACGCCGCGCTCGCCGGCGCGACCCACGCCGCCGTCGAAACCTGGGCGACCGGGCAGGTGCTGGGCTTCAGCGTACCCGAGCCGGCGCAGCGCTCGCCTTCGGTCACGACCATCCTGGTCGAGGGCGTCAACGCCGCCACGATCACCGATTTCACCCGCGACGTCTGCGGCGTCTCGCTCGGTCTCGGCATCGGCGACTACACCGGCAAGGCCTTCCGCATCGCCCATATGGGCCATTTCAGCGCGGCCACCCTGCTGGCGACGCTCGGCTCCGTCGAGATGGCCCTGCAGGCGAAGAGCATTCCGCATGGCGCGGGCGGCGTCGCGGCTGCGATCGCCAGCCTCGGCACGGCGACAGCCTGA